The following coding sequences are from one uncultured Cohaesibacter sp. window:
- a CDS encoding amino acid ABC transporter ATP-binding protein, producing MSNKKTTNNADDAIITVRNLSKYFDDFEALRDINLDVKRSEVLCLIGPSGSGKSTLLRCLNFLEQYDGGEVHLDGELIGWKDLSHNPRKALSSETLRKQRQNIGMVFQHFHLWPHMSALDNVAEALMSVRKLSKKEARAKAMAALTKVHLEDKAENYPANLSGGQQQRVAIARAIAMEPRVMLFDEPTSALDPELVGEVLSVMKDLAAEGMTMVVVTHEMGFAAHVADRVAFLDSGRLVTCVPPQEMFGREPDDARVRSFLQTYRERNVV from the coding sequence ATGTCAAACAAAAAGACAACCAACAACGCTGATGATGCGATCATCACTGTCCGCAATCTCAGCAAATATTTTGATGATTTCGAAGCCCTGCGCGACATCAATCTTGATGTAAAGCGCTCCGAAGTGCTCTGCCTTATCGGCCCATCCGGCTCGGGCAAAAGCACGCTGCTGCGCTGCCTCAACTTTCTCGAACAATATGATGGCGGCGAGGTGCATCTGGATGGCGAGCTGATCGGTTGGAAAGATCTCAGCCACAATCCTCGCAAGGCCCTTTCCAGCGAAACCCTGCGCAAGCAACGCCAGAATATCGGCATGGTATTCCAGCATTTCCACCTCTGGCCTCACATGAGCGCGCTGGACAATGTGGCCGAAGCCCTCATGAGCGTGCGCAAACTCTCCAAGAAAGAGGCACGAGCGAAAGCCATGGCGGCGCTTACCAAAGTGCATCTGGAAGACAAGGCGGAGAATTATCCGGCGAACCTGTCCGGTGGCCAGCAGCAACGCGTTGCCATTGCCCGTGCCATTGCCATGGAGCCAAGGGTCATGCTGTTTGACGAGCCCACCTCGGCTCTCGATCCGGAGCTGGTCGGGGAAGTGCTCTCGGTGATGAAAGATCTGGCCGCAGAAGGCATGACCATGGTCGTCGTCACCCACGAAATGGGCTTTGCCGCCCATGTGGCCGACCGCGTCGCTTTTCTCGATAGTGGCCGTCTGGTCACCTGCGTTCCACCTCAGGAAATGTTTGGCAGGGAACCAGATGATGCCCGTGTGCGTTCTTTCCTACAGACATATCGCGAGCGCAATGTGGTTTGA
- a CDS encoding TRAP transporter large permease subunit, with translation MNEALSISIFLFALFFLLGTSVWVGASLLLTAMLGMYLFTSAPIGDALALTIWGSQSSWTLTALPLFIWMGEILFRTNLSETLFRGIAPFMRRMPGGLLHVNVGASAIFAAISGSSAATVATVGKMAIPELRKRGYPEMQIVGSLAGAGTLGLLIPPSISMIIYGVTVNESIAKLFMAAMIPGVSLALLFMGYIALWGVRHGGSMHRDPSTNWSEKLSAFMGLLPVVALIIAVIGSIYGGIATATEAAALGVLGSFILATFQKTLTRETFIDSVLGAVRTTTMVMFILMGSGFLSLAMGFTGIPKALAEVISAWDPSPMVLILTLTIFYILLGCFLDGISSIVLTMAVIEPMVRAAGFDMLWFGVYLMIVVEMAQITPPIGFNLFVLQGMTGHDIGVIAKAAVPSFLVMCLFVMLLVAFPNLALWLPSVLK, from the coding sequence ATGAATGAAGCGCTTTCCATATCGATTTTTCTTTTCGCCTTGTTCTTCTTGCTAGGCACCAGCGTCTGGGTGGGGGCTTCCTTGCTGCTCACGGCGATGCTGGGGATGTATCTGTTTACCTCGGCTCCCATCGGTGATGCTCTGGCTCTTACCATCTGGGGAAGCCAGTCTTCATGGACGCTGACGGCGCTGCCACTGTTTATCTGGATGGGCGAGATTCTCTTTCGGACCAACCTTTCAGAGACCCTCTTCCGTGGTATCGCGCCTTTCATGCGCCGGATGCCCGGCGGGTTGTTGCACGTCAATGTTGGTGCATCGGCGATCTTTGCCGCGATTTCCGGCTCCTCTGCCGCAACCGTTGCCACGGTTGGCAAGATGGCAATTCCGGAATTGCGCAAGCGCGGCTATCCGGAAATGCAGATTGTCGGATCATTGGCTGGTGCCGGCACTTTGGGGCTGCTTATTCCACCCAGCATTTCGATGATCATTTACGGGGTGACTGTGAATGAGAGCATTGCCAAGCTTTTCATGGCCGCGATGATACCGGGCGTTTCCTTGGCGCTTCTGTTCATGGGCTATATTGCGCTTTGGGGGGTGCGTCATGGCGGCTCGATGCATCGAGATCCCTCGACAAACTGGAGTGAAAAACTCTCTGCCTTTATGGGATTGCTGCCTGTTGTCGCCCTGATTATCGCTGTTATCGGTTCCATCTATGGCGGTATTGCCACTGCAACCGAAGCCGCGGCGCTTGGCGTTTTGGGCTCGTTCATTCTGGCGACCTTCCAAAAAACACTGACACGGGAAACTTTTATCGATTCCGTTTTGGGCGCTGTGCGTACAACGACCATGGTCATGTTCATTCTGATGGGGTCGGGGTTTCTTTCGCTGGCGATGGGTTTCACCGGCATTCCAAAGGCTCTGGCCGAGGTTATTTCCGCCTGGGATCCTTCGCCCATGGTTCTCATCCTGACCTTGACGATCTTCTACATCTTGCTGGGTTGTTTTCTGGATGGCATTTCGTCCATTGTTCTTACAATGGCCGTCATTGAGCCGATGGTGCGCGCGGCGGGTTTCGATATGCTCTGGTTCGGGGTCTATCTGATGATCGTCGTTGAAATGGCACAGATCACGCCGCCAATCGGGTTCAACCTGTTTGTGCTACAGGGAATGACCGGGCATGACATAGGGGTCATCGCGAAAGCGGCGGTTCCGAGTTTTCTGGTTATGTGCCTGTTTGTCATGCTCCTTGTTGCTTTCCCGAATCTGGCGCTGTGGTTGCCGAGCGTGCTGAAATAA
- a CDS encoding amino acid ABC transporter permease — METELFVRYGPALLYGFGITILCWLVGSIGGVIVGFVLACLNRWGPRFLSWVIYAYVEIIRGTPFMIQLFILYYGGPYIGLMLTPVQAGIISFIVYGSPYFAEIFRSGFNAIPKGQIEAARCVGLSEPRILWRIILPQMLVPITAPLTNFFIILTKETAILSVVTVPELLFQTQTMAAETFTFVEPFLVLSLFYWIMVLVTGWLGTKVEQRVTRHLKRA, encoded by the coding sequence ATGGAAACAGAACTTTTTGTCCGCTATGGACCAGCCCTGCTCTACGGCTTCGGCATCACGATCCTGTGCTGGTTGGTCGGCTCCATTGGTGGTGTCATCGTCGGTTTCGTTCTGGCCTGTCTTAACCGCTGGGGTCCGCGCTTTCTCAGTTGGGTGATCTATGCCTATGTGGAAATCATCCGCGGCACGCCTTTCATGATCCAGCTATTCATCCTCTATTATGGCGGACCTTACATCGGCTTGATGCTGACCCCGGTTCAGGCAGGCATCATCAGCTTCATCGTCTATGGCAGCCCCTATTTCGCAGAGATTTTCCGTTCGGGCTTCAACGCCATTCCCAAAGGTCAGATAGAAGCCGCCCGCTGCGTCGGTCTATCGGAACCCCGCATCCTCTGGCGCATCATCCTGCCGCAGATGCTGGTACCGATCACCGCGCCGCTGACCAATTTCTTCATCATCCTGACCAAGGAAACCGCCATTCTCTCCGTCGTTACGGTGCCCGAACTTTTGTTCCAGACCCAGACCATGGCAGCAGAAACCTTCACATTCGTAGAACCTTTCCTTGTGCTATCCCTGTTCTACTGGATCATGGTGCTGGTTACCGGCTGGCTCGGCACCAAGGTGGAACAGCGCGTTACGCGCCACTTGAAACGGGCCTGA
- a CDS encoding amidohydrolase has translation MTKSTEKTPQTATPVADIILFNGPIWRGFDEGTTQALALWQGRVLATGTPDDLAPFKAESTRMIDLEGRLATPGFTDAHLHPAYLGVVMDWVDITPQKAPTLEALLAAVKERVDQSSQGDWIFASGYDQTKLDVKRHPTLAELDAIAPDNPVMLIRTCTHVQIANSLAMKAGGIDDDTPNPDGGQIGKENGKLTGFLAENAAAPILDAVPPLSRAATIDAIERAGNYLLSVGITSVMDAAVGMKAGFDEIAAYNEAKRTGRLPVRTWMSLQATPEHDNIVPQCYDLGLVSGAGDDMLMIGSVKLFLDGSIGGGTAWMSKPYLADKNNFGLQMIPTEALESMVLDYHKKGYQICAHAIGDGAIEQLITAYEKALAALPDPDHRHRVEHSGFLAPDHNERMQKAGIIPSPQQVFLYDFGDAYMSMIDKERVYSAYPQKTWTDMGLKPPAGSDSPVCDPAPWANLYAMLTRKTGAGTQLDPTECLSIEEALQSYTEYGAYSQKQEHVRGKLMPGYLADVAVFSRNLLEATPEEILKDTVCDLTILGGKVVFERKEA, from the coding sequence ATGACCAAGTCCACTGAAAAAACACCTCAGACTGCGACGCCAGTAGCTGATATCATTCTTTTTAACGGTCCGATCTGGCGTGGCTTTGATGAAGGAACCACCCAAGCCTTGGCGCTTTGGCAAGGGCGTGTTCTTGCCACCGGGACTCCGGACGATCTGGCCCCCTTCAAGGCAGAAAGCACCCGCATGATTGATCTTGAAGGAAGACTGGCGACGCCGGGCTTCACCGATGCCCATCTCCATCCGGCCTATCTGGGGGTGGTCATGGACTGGGTCGATATTACGCCGCAAAAAGCCCCGACCCTTGAGGCCCTGCTTGCTGCAGTCAAAGAGCGCGTCGACCAGAGCTCGCAGGGCGACTGGATCTTTGCCAGCGGCTATGATCAGACCAAACTGGACGTCAAGCGCCATCCAACCCTTGCCGAACTGGACGCCATAGCACCGGATAATCCGGTGATGCTGATCCGCACCTGCACCCACGTACAAATCGCCAATAGCCTCGCCATGAAAGCAGGCGGCATTGATGACGACACACCCAATCCTGACGGAGGTCAGATCGGCAAAGAAAACGGCAAGCTCACCGGCTTCCTCGCAGAAAATGCTGCCGCACCAATACTAGACGCCGTACCCCCGCTTTCTCGCGCGGCCACGATTGACGCTATAGAACGGGCAGGAAACTACCTTCTTTCGGTTGGCATCACATCGGTCATGGATGCTGCGGTCGGCATGAAGGCAGGCTTTGATGAAATCGCCGCCTATAACGAAGCAAAGCGCACAGGGCGCTTGCCGGTCAGAACATGGATGTCACTACAAGCCACGCCCGAGCATGACAATATCGTGCCCCAATGCTATGACCTCGGCCTTGTGTCCGGAGCCGGAGACGACATGCTTATGATCGGCTCGGTCAAACTGTTTCTGGACGGCTCCATCGGCGGCGGAACAGCCTGGATGAGCAAGCCTTATCTGGCAGACAAGAACAATTTCGGTTTGCAGATGATTCCAACCGAGGCGTTGGAATCCATGGTGCTGGACTATCACAAGAAGGGTTACCAGATCTGTGCCCATGCCATCGGCGACGGGGCAATCGAGCAGTTGATCACCGCTTATGAAAAGGCACTTGCTGCCCTGCCTGACCCTGACCACCGCCACCGTGTCGAGCACAGTGGCTTCCTGGCGCCCGACCATAATGAACGCATGCAGAAGGCAGGTATCATCCCTTCTCCGCAGCAGGTATTCCTCTATGATTTCGGCGATGCCTACATGAGCATGATCGACAAGGAAAGGGTCTATAGCGCCTATCCGCAAAAGACATGGACCGACATGGGGCTCAAGCCACCGGCAGGCAGCGACAGTCCCGTTTGTGACCCTGCCCCGTGGGCCAACCTCTACGCCATGCTGACGCGCAAGACAGGAGCAGGCACCCAGCTTGATCCCACAGAATGCCTAAGCATCGAAGAAGCGCTGCAATCCTACACCGAATATGGTGCCTATTCGCAAAAACAGGAACATGTGCGCGGCAAATTGATGCCCGGATATCTGGCCGATGTTGCCGTTTTCTCGCGTAACCTGCTAGAAGCGACGCCCGAAGAGATCCTCAAGGACACGGTCTGCGACCTCACCATTCTGGGCGGCAAGGTCGTCTTCGAGCGAAAGGAAGCCTGA
- a CDS encoding TRAP transporter small permease yields the protein MAYINRFMDRIYLAGAWLAGALLVLLCVLVLYSILARLVGLFAGGASDVAGYAMATSSFMALAYTYRSQGHIRVSILLQRLDGIKKWALEIWAHLVIAGVSSYLAYYMVRLVMDSYEYGERSEGADAILLWIPQTPVALGSVLFALSTIHVLLIVLFDYKSIDPEQNEAGGPQEV from the coding sequence ATGGCTTATATCAATCGGTTTATGGACCGCATCTATCTTGCGGGAGCCTGGCTAGCGGGGGCGCTCCTGGTTCTGCTTTGTGTGCTGGTTCTTTACAGTATTCTGGCGCGTCTCGTCGGGTTGTTCGCGGGAGGGGCATCCGATGTCGCCGGATATGCGATGGCGACCAGCAGCTTCATGGCGCTTGCCTATACCTATCGCTCACAAGGGCATATTCGGGTTTCGATCCTCTTGCAGCGGCTTGACGGGATCAAAAAGTGGGCTCTGGAGATTTGGGCGCATTTGGTGATCGCCGGTGTGTCCAGCTATCTCGCCTATTATATGGTGCGACTGGTGATGGATTCCTACGAATATGGCGAACGCAGTGAAGGCGCAGATGCGATCCTTCTATGGATACCGCAGACACCTGTTGCGCTCGGCTCGGTTCTTTTCGCTCTTTCAACCATTCATGTCTTGCTGATCGTTCTGTTCGATTACAAGTCGATCGATCCCGAGCAAAATGAGGCCGGGGGGCCGCAAGAAGTATGA
- a CDS encoding alpha/beta hydrolase gives MNALTTGQEIALWPGTPPGTPEDMGPELVDDKSDCIYFSSRGVSHISHPRLTVIRPEKPNGVAMVIAPGSGYTRITLEVEGRDIGEWFARFGVTSFILTYRLPAEGHKNGSDVPMMDAQRAVRLVRANAAIWGLDPARIGLVGASAAGHMAASVLSFGEHLINEKIDAIDEQSARPDFGILLYPVVTMEDPFVHEGSRTCLLGADADAESIRRYSAQNNITGDAPEVFMVLADDDDSVPAENSIYLYQALRHAGVKTEMHAFREGGHGFGIAHTAGLPVAKWPELAKAWLERIGILEA, from the coding sequence ATGAACGCACTTACGACAGGACAGGAAATTGCACTTTGGCCGGGGACGCCACCGGGAACACCAGAGGACATGGGGCCTGAGTTGGTGGATGATAAATCCGATTGTATTTATTTCTCCAGTCGGGGTGTTTCGCATATATCCCATCCACGGCTAACGGTGATCCGGCCTGAAAAGCCCAATGGGGTGGCCATGGTCATTGCGCCGGGCAGTGGCTATACGCGTATCACGCTCGAGGTTGAAGGGCGCGATATTGGCGAGTGGTTTGCGCGATTTGGCGTTACTTCTTTCATTCTGACCTATCGATTGCCAGCCGAAGGACACAAGAACGGTTCCGATGTTCCAATGATGGATGCGCAACGGGCTGTGCGTCTGGTCCGAGCCAATGCCGCAATCTGGGGGCTGGATCCTGCTCGGATTGGTCTGGTGGGCGCTTCTGCTGCAGGGCACATGGCTGCATCGGTCTTGTCTTTCGGGGAGCATCTGATCAATGAGAAGATCGATGCGATTGATGAGCAATCTGCGCGGCCTGATTTCGGTATTCTGCTCTATCCTGTCGTGACGATGGAAGATCCCTTCGTTCATGAAGGATCGCGCACTTGTCTTCTGGGAGCTGATGCAGATGCGGAAAGCATCCGACGCTATTCTGCCCAGAATAATATCACTGGTGACGCGCCGGAGGTCTTCATGGTGCTGGCCGATGATGACGACTCGGTTCCTGCAGAGAATTCCATTTATCTCTATCAGGCTTTGAGGCATGCAGGCGTAAAGACTGAAATGCATGCCTTCCGTGAGGGTGGTCACGGATTTGGAATCGCGCACACCGCAGGTCTGCCCGTTGCAAAATGGCCCGAGCTTGCCAAGGCGTGGCTTGAACGCATTGGTATTCTGGAAGCCTGA
- a CDS encoding universal stress protein, producing MDGKILVAIDIEHRAHSIKALQEAEKLAKCTNGEIHVCYVLAYGFYDYVKPFLVEEVVKDSIAHVKMELLAIIKEANLAEEMVYRHVLKGGIQQQILLLAESLAPEYIVVNASQPDAMTGIAGPVAAQLAHLAPCNLLIVR from the coding sequence ATGGACGGCAAGATTCTCGTTGCGATCGACATTGAACATCGTGCCCATTCGATTAAGGCTTTGCAGGAGGCGGAGAAGCTTGCCAAATGCACCAACGGAGAAATCCACGTTTGTTACGTGCTCGCCTATGGCTTCTATGATTATGTGAAGCCCTTTCTGGTGGAAGAGGTCGTCAAGGATAGCATTGCGCACGTGAAGATGGAGCTGCTGGCTATTATCAAGGAGGCCAACCTTGCAGAGGAGATGGTCTATCGCCATGTTTTGAAGGGCGGCATCCAGCAGCAAATTCTGCTGTTGGCGGAGTCTCTGGCGCCTGAATATATCGTGGTCAATGCCAGTCAGCCCGATGCGATGACTGGCATTGCCGGGCCGGTGGCCGCGCAACTGGCCCATCTGGCTCCCTGCAATCTTTTGATTGTGCGCTAA
- a CDS encoding amino acid ABC transporter permease — translation MNFSFDTIWHNLPYLLTAARWTIIISVCGMAISLVWGTLLCATRLSTNAFLRGTAALYISFFRGVPLLVQLLLFYYALPYVGLDLPAVEAAILATGMCSAAYTAEILRGALQSIPVGQTEAAYALGIPSLSLWRRILVPQAIRIGMPSLVNELILLVKVSSLASVVGISELTRIAQNITGETYRPLEIYITAAVIYFAINWVLSISGRLIEKKLQVE, via the coding sequence ATGAATTTTTCTTTTGATACGATCTGGCACAATCTGCCTTATTTGCTGACGGCAGCCCGTTGGACGATCATCATCTCGGTCTGTGGCATGGCAATCAGCCTTGTCTGGGGCACTCTTCTCTGCGCCACCCGGCTTTCAACCAATGCCTTTTTACGAGGCACCGCAGCCCTCTATATCAGTTTTTTCCGCGGTGTGCCGCTGCTGGTTCAATTGTTATTGTTTTACTATGCCCTGCCCTATGTTGGTTTGGATCTTCCGGCCGTAGAAGCCGCGATTTTGGCGACAGGCATGTGCTCGGCGGCCTATACCGCAGAAATCCTGCGAGGCGCCCTTCAGAGCATTCCGGTAGGGCAAACAGAAGCTGCCTATGCCCTGGGCATCCCATCCCTCTCCCTCTGGCGCCGCATTCTGGTTCCACAAGCCATCCGCATCGGCATGCCATCGCTTGTGAACGAGCTGATTCTGCTGGTCAAGGTCTCTTCACTGGCATCCGTTGTCGGCATCAGCGAGCTGACCCGTATTGCCCAGAATATTACCGGAGAGACTTATCGGCCGCTGGAAATCTACATCACTGCCGCAGTCATCTATTTCGCCATCAACTGGGTGCTGTCCATCAGCGGCCGGCTGATTGAAAAGAAACTGCAAGTCGAATAG